In Microbacterium enclense, the DNA window CGCCGGTCTCATCGAGTTCCGCGGCGACGTCGTGAAAGAGGACGAAGAGCTCCTCCATGCTCACCGAGCCGAGTCCGTTGACGACGACGGCGACTCTTGCCCCGCGAAGCGGTTCGCCCTCCTCGGCAAGAGCGGTGACGATCATCTGGGCGAGTTCACGCGCGGGTGGGCGGTCCACCTCTCGGAGCCCGGGCTCACCGTGGATGCCCATTCCCACGGCCATGCGGCCTCGTGGGATGGAGAACAGGGGGTCGGTCATGCCCGGAAGGGTGCACCCGGAGAACGCGAGCCCCATCGTGCGGGTGCGGCTGTTCGCCCGTTCAGCGACGGACGCCACCGCCTCGAGTACGTCTCCGCGTTCGGCGGACGCACCGGCGATCTTGAACACGACCAGATCCCCCGCGACACCGCGGCGGCGATTCGACTCGGAAGGCGGTGCGCTGAAGATGTCGTCGGTGACGCGCACGGTACGGCAGTCGATTCCTGCGCGACTGAGACGCTGTTCGGCGAGGGAGAAGTTCAGAACGTCCCCGGTGTAGTTGCCGTAGCACAGCACGACTCCGGCTCCGGTGTCGGCTGCTCGGGCGACCTCGGCGATCTGGGTCGCGGAGGGGGACGCGAAGACGTCGCCCATCACCGCACCATCGGCGAGGCCGTGACCGACGAATCCCGCGAAGGCGGGGTAGTGCCCGGAACCGCCGCCGATGATGACGGCGACCTTGTCGTGTCCCTCGTGCCGTCGGCGTAGGACCCCTCCGTCGACAGAGGTGATCTCGTGCCCGTGGGTGCGGACGAACCCCGAGATCGTCTCCGCACGGAATCGTTCTGGTGCATTCACGAGATAGCTCACGCGACAGTCCGTTCGGAGGAGGGAAGCAACTCGCGAGAGCGATCATCGCCCGGACGGATCTGGAGTTTCCGCCCGGTTCCACGCCGGAACATGTCGAGCGCCTCGACGTAGTCCTCCAGGGAGAAGGAGTGGCTGATCATCGGACGTGGGTCGATGGCGCCGGCTTCGAACATCTCCACCGCGCGCCCGAAGGTGTTCAAGACCGCCATCGTGCCGACGATGGTGATCTCGTCGCGGTAGACGCGAAACGGCGAGTACTCGGCGCGTGCTTCCGTGGGAGCCACCCCGAAGTGCTGGAAGTGACCGCCGGGCTTCACCCGAGCGAGTCCGTCCTCGATGGCGCGGATGTTCCCGGTGCAGTCGATCACGACGTCCCATCGATCACGAGCCGCGTCGTGGGCGGAGGTGAGAGCGTCGACGATTCCGAGTTCTCGCGCGGCTTCCAACCGGGCGGGGTTGGTGTCGACGATCGTCACGCTCGCCGCGCCCGCCCGGGGCGCCAGTTGGACCATGAGCAGGCCCATCGTGCCGGAGCCATAGACGAGATAGTGAGAGCCCATGACGCGGGGCAGCAGGTCGTAGCCACGCAAAGCGCATGCGAGCGGTTCGATCAGTGCCGCCTCGTACAGGTCGGTCGACTCGCGCAGCTTGTACACGTTCGCGGCGGGGGCTTTGAGGAAGCGGGCGCAGGCGCCGTCGCTGGCGACGACGCCGAGTCCGTTCCACCGTCGACAAAGGTTTGTCCGACCGATCACGCAGAACTCGCATTCGCCGCATGTGGTGCTGGGATTGACCACCACCGGATCGCGGACGGCGAGGTGGCTCACGTGCGAACCGATCGACGCGACGCGGCCGCTGGCTTCGTGTCCGGGAATCAGAGGGTAAACGGTGCCTTCGAACTCGCCGTCGTGGACGTGCGTGTCCGTGCCGCAGATGCCGACCGCGGCGACTTCGATGACGACGTCCTTGGGGCCGGGACTGGGCTCTGCCACGTCCGCGAGCGTCGCCGATCCGGCGTGGGGGAACACGATTGCGCGCATGGTTTCTGCTTTCTCAGGTGGTGGGCGGAGAAGTGGTTGCGGCCTTGTCGGCGCGGAGACAGGTGCGGAGGATGCGCGAAAGTTCGATCGCTCGTGCATCGGCTCCGCCTGGGCTGGTCATGGGCATCGGAATGTACGCGAACGACATGCCGTAAAGGGGGTCAGCGAAGGCGAGGGCGCCCCCGGCCCCGTCGTGTCCGAAAGCCCGATAGCTGCCGAAAGGCATGCGGGGCTGCGGCTTCATGAATGTCACGGCGAACCGCATCTCGTCGTCGACGACGACGTCATGTCCGCTGACCTGGATTCGCGACATCTCGGTCACGGTCTCCGGGCGGAGAAGAGGTTCTCCGATCCGTCCGAGGGCGACCGAGTACAGCCGGGCCAGCCCGTGCGCGGAGCCCACGCCTCCGGATGCCGCTGGCCCGGTGCGACGGACGGCGGGGGTGTTCGGTCCGAAGGCGGACAGACTGGTGTCTGTCGGTGCCCCGAGGCGACCGAAAGCCGCATCGGTGATCGTGTCGCCGGGGAGGGGGTCGGCGTCGACGGAGGAGAGGGGACGGGGCGGTCGGAGCGGGCGATACCTGTACTCCAGGTGCTCGGGTAGCCCCAGGAAGAAGTCGATGTCGTACTCCTGACGGATGTCCGACTCGTACATCGATTGCAGGTCTCGACCGGCGACGCGGCGCACGAGCTCCTCCATCAGGATGCCGATGGTCAGGCCGTGGTATCCGAACAGCGAGCCCGGCTGCCAGAGTGGGGCGCTGGCCGCCAACCGTGCCGCGCCCTGCTTCGACAGCAGTACGTCGTCTGACGTGACACCCCCATCCGGCGCGGGGAGTCCGGCTTGATGCGAGAGCATCTGCCGGACCGAGATGCGGTCTTTGCCCTGCAGGGCGAACTCCGGCCAGTACTCCGTGACGCGTGCGTCGAGGTCCAGCCGATTGCTGTCGACGAGGGTCGCCAGCGCGAGAGCGGCAACACCCTTCGTCACCGAGAACACCCCCGTGATGTCTTCGCGTGCGAGATCGGGTCCGCCCGCCAGATCAATGACGCACGAGCCGTCGACGTACACGCAGAGCTGCGCGCTGTGAGAGGGATCCTGTGCCAGGTAAGCCTCGAATGCGTCGCGCACCGGTCGAAAACGGGTGGTGCAGATTCCTTCGCTGAGGATGCGGGTCATCGGTGTGCCCCTCTCGATGCGGTTCTCCAGCCTCCGCGCACCACCGGAAGCTCCAGGATGCTGGGGGCATCGGTGCGCGAGATCAGGCCGCGATCCGGTGCCCCGCCTGGCGGCGCGGGGTGAAACGGGTAGCCCGAGCCGGAGATCTGCAGGCGTATGCGATGCCCGCGCCGGAATGTGTATGCGGTCGGAGCCAAGCGGATGGTCACGTTCTGTTCCTGACCGCCAGTCGTGGAACCGTCTCCGGCTGGCTGGAGGAGGTAGCCGTCGCAGATGTTGCGAGAAACGCCGAACCGGTCGACATCGCAGAGGCGTACGAACCACTCCTGGGAGAGGTCCGTCCCCCTGACTCGGAGGGAGACGGTCGGGCTCCCCGCCACGATGGTCGGGCGTCGAGGACGAGCGGAAGTCAAAACCCGCACGTCTGGGCGTCGCTCGCGAGGTGATTGCCTCCGCCGTCCTGCGAAGGAGGGGTTCAACGCCCGGCCTCCGGCGGGAGGCGGCGGGTCGGCGGCGCTCACGCTCCACGCCGCATCCACCGGGGAGCTCACCCGATTTCTGAGCCGGCCGCGCCCCGAGAGGAACAGCGTTGTGCCGACTGTGGCAGGGGGCCAGTGCGGAAGTGCCTGCCATTTTTTCGCGCCCGCGTCGTAGACCGATGCGCCCTCAGCAGAGTCGGGATCGGCCAGCAGGCGCAGGCTCTCCCGCACCAGGGTGTCGGCGACGCCGGTCGCCGCGTGCGTCCACGGCCCGACGACCAGCCGGGCCGGGCGCCGTTCCCGTTTCAAGGCGGCGTAGTCGTCGAGCTGCCCGACCAGGAAGGGGTCGTACCAGCCGGCAACCAGCGCCGAGGGTGCCAGGCGGCGCAGTTGAGGGCGCCGATCGAGCGCGTCCCACCACGGGTCTTCGGCACCGTCGTGGCGGATCCACTCCTGATACGGCGGGTAGGGGCGGCCGAGGAGAACGGTGTCCGCCTGCGCGGGGGATGCCAGCAGGGCGGAGCGCATGCCGCGCGTGATCCGACGTACCGCGAGAAGCTTCGGCAGCAGCGGCAGCTCTTGCGCGAGAAGGCCCCCGATCCATATCAACGCCGTCTCCGAGCCGATCACCTGATCCGGATACATCACGGCCGTGTGGAAATCGGCGCTCGTGACCGCCAGGGCGAGGCTCGTCACGCGTTCGGGGGCAGCAGCGACAAGCGTGTAGGCCGTGTAACCGGTGTAGCTCGCCCCCATCGTCGCCAGCGGCCGGCGCGCCCATGCCTGATCGTCGAGCCAGGCGAGGAGGTCGAGTCCGTCGTCGAACTCGTCGTGGAACGGCACGAACCGGCCGCCGGAGCTGAACGTCCCTCGACAGTTCTGCACGAGGAGGAGGTGCCCGCGCTCGGCGAGGAGTCTGCCGATCAGCCCCATCCCGGCGCTGCCGTAGGGGGTGCGAACGATCACGAGCGTGCGTGCGCCCTCGTCATCGCGGGGCGCCCACAGGTCGGCGCGGAGGATGGTCCCATCTCGCATCGGAACAGCGAGGTCACGCGTGACGACGACCTTGTCGGTGCGCCGGGGCAGGCGCGCGCGGGTGGCCGCTATGAGCGATCGAAGCGTCATGTCGAACTCCTGTCGGACTCAGCCTTTGACCGCACCGGCGGCGAAAGCGTCGATCAGCCGGCGGCGAAGGATGGCGTAGACGACGAAGACCGGAACGACGCTGATGACCACTCCTGCGGCAAGGCGACCGAGGTCGACGTCGGCGCCTTGGAATGCGCCCTCGCTTCGCAGAAGGGGCAACGCCACCTGCACCGTGTACGAGGTGCTGTTCGTGATGACCTGAGCGAAGATGTACTCGTTCCACGCGGCGAGGAAGCAGAGGATCGCGACGGTCGTCAGCCCGGGCACGACGATCGGCAGCAGCACGTGCCGCAGTCGAGCGGAGAGTCCGGCACCGTCGAGCTCGGCCGACTCCTCGATCTCCCGAGGGACGGCGCGAAAGAACGGCACGAGGAGAAGAACGGCGAGGGGGATGTTCATCGCCGCGTAGAACAGGATCAGGAAGACGAGCGGGACCTGTATGAGCCCCGAACGCACCGCGATGAGGTACACCGGCACCAGCACGGCGAACTGTGGAATGAGGAACGCCAGGCCGAAGGCGAGCTGCGCCACCATCGAGAACCTGTTCGTTCGGCGCGCGATCCCATGGGCGGCCGGGGCGGCGAACGCAATCGTCAGGAGGACGGAGCCGGCGGCGACGACGAGGGAGTTTCCCTCTGCGGCGAGGAGGTGGACAGCGTCGTTCGCGGCGAAGAAGCGGTCCAAGCCGAACGTGGTCGGAAGCCCCATGGGGTTCAGCGAGATATCGGCGGTGGATTTGAAGGCACTGACGAGGACGTAGTACAGCGGTACGAGAATCGCGGCGGCGTAGAGAAGCACGGGAACGTAGGCGGCGCCCCAACCGAGAGCGGAACGAAGACGGGGAGAGCGCATGGTCAGTCCTTCGTGCGGAATGCGTAGCGGATGAGGCCCATGCCGACCAGTCCGACGAGGAGTCCGACGACCCCGATCGTCTGGCTGTACCCGAGCCGCCCCGAGACGAACGCTTGGTCATAGAGGTAGAACGACAGCGTCATGGTGGTCGAGCCCGGCCCGCCTTTTGTGAGCAGGAGAACGGTTCCCGCGGAGCCGAGGAACAGCCAGAGGAACTGCAGCATCGTCATCAGCCCGATGAAGTCCTTCGACAGGGGGGCGGCGATCGAGAAGATCTCGCGCCAGATGCCTGCGCCATCCAGGCGTGCCGCCTCGTAGACCTCGGTCGGGATGCGTCCCAGCGCGGAGGAGAAGATGACCGCGGTAGCGCCGATGCCGGCCCACGCCTCGGTGGCGATCACCGCGGCCAGCGCGGTCGCCGGGTCGGCGAGCCATACCCGCGACAGATCACCGAGACCGATGGCATCCAGGATGCTGTTGATTGCGCCATTGGGTTGATAAAGACCGGTGAACATCATCGCGCGCGCTGAGGCGGACACGATCCACGGTGTGAAGAAGATGATCGACAGGATCGCGTGGCCCCGCGGCCGGCGCGAGAGAAAAAATCCGAGGAGGAAACCGAACGGGATGATCAGCAGGAGGCCGATGCCCACGTAAAGAATCGTGTTGACGACCGCTACCCGCAGGATCTGGTCTTGAAACAGGTAAGCGTAGTTGTCCAGTCCGTTCGGCTTCGGTGTCGCTACCAGGCTGTTCCAGCTGAAGAAGCTGAGAACGACCATGGCGATCAGGGGCGCCACCATGAACAGCCCGTACCAGACCAGGGCCGGTGTCACCTCTGCCACCTGACCGGTCCCGCCGGCGCGACGTGGGGTGCCACGCCGCGCCGACGGAGAGATCACTGTGCTTGCCACGCCTGCTCCATGCTCTGCGTCAGCTGGGCCGCCGTCGTGCCGGGCACGAAGGCTTGCGTGCTCGCGCGGAAGAATGCGCTGGTGACCGTCGGCGACAGCGAGTTGTACGTCGGCGCGTACACCGTCGTGGTCTGTGGCAGCTGCTCCTGGGAGGCGACGTTCAATGGGGGCAGCGCAGCGGTGTCCAGGGTCACATAGCCGGGCTTTGCCGGCGAGATGTACCCGATGTCGACGAATTTCGCCAGATTCTCCGGCTGGTAGAGGAAGGACACGAATTGGCCGACGGCGTCGATGTTCTTCTGCCCGTTCGGTGAGATCCACACGCCCGTTGACTGTCCCGCGAAGCTGACCGGCTTGCTGATCGGCGACGATGCGGCGAGCGGGAATCCTCCGAGCTGGATGTTCACCGTTGGGAATGTCTTCTGGGCGTTCCCGTAGCCCCAGGACCCGTCGAAGAGCATCGCAGCCTTACCCGCTCCGAAGGCAGCGATTTGATCGGAGTAGCTGAGGCCTGCGGAATCGTCTGCGAAGACACCGGCTGCCTGCAGCTGGAGGATGCCGTCGATCACCTTCTGTCCGTTCGCGCCGCTCCAGTCGCCTGAGGCGTACAGCTGCGTCACGTCCTCCTCGCTGAGGAGAGAGAGGGCGACCAGGGTGACGACCGCCGAGGCGGGATAGTCCGCGCCGCCGACGACGAAGGGTTGAACGCCGATCGCACGCAAAGCGGTGGAGGCTGCGATGAGCTGGTCCCATGTGGTCGGCGGGGAGCTGATTCCCGCTTGCTTCAGCAGGTCGGTGTTGAACCACATCGGCCAGTTGTATCCCTCGAGGGGAAACGCCTGGACGGCGCCGTCGTTGGTCGTCCACGCGGCTAGTGCCTCGTCCGAGAAGACGTCCCGCAGGTTCCAGTCGTCGAGGTAGGACGAGACGTCGACGGTCGCGCCGTTGGCCAGCCACGTCGTCGGATCACCGACCAGGTTCGTCATGACCAGGTCCTGCTCGTTACCGGCGACCACCGACTTGCCGTAAGTGGTGGGGAGATCTGTCTGCAGGACGAAGTCGTTCGTGACGGTGATGCCGGTCTTCTGCTCGAACTCCGTGGCCATGTTCGTCAACCATGCGCCGGCGGGACTGTCGGCGGAGTACAGGCTCAGAGTGGTGATCGTCTTGTCGCCGCCGTTCGGTGTCGCATCGCCGGTGGAGCAGGCCGCCGTCGCCAGGGCGAGGGAGATCACGGCACCTGCTGCAGCGACTCGGCGCGCTCGTCGGATTCGGGGTGAGGTCATTTCGGTCATGCCTTTCTCGTCATTGAGGTGGAGGGAGAGGTCAGTGCTCGGAGCCGGGGGAGAGCAGGGGAATGAGGGCGGCACCGAAGGGGGGCAGCGAGGCGGTCCGGTCCACGCCATCGACGCGGAAGGTGACCTCGCGCGGCTCGTCTGCTTCGCTGAGGAGGACGGCGGTCGATCGACCGTCGGGCGTGCGCAGGAGGTCTCCGTATACGTCCAGGCCCTCCACCTGCACCGGCCCAGCCGCGTCGGCGATGCGACCGAGAGCGCTGTAGAGCCGGACGAGCCCGGTGCGATCCACGAAGGGGGTCCGGGCGGCGAAGAACTCAACGGGGTACGTGCACAGGACCATTCGACCTTCGCCCGTCTCGTGCACGAGGATCGCGGGACGACCCGAGGAGTCTCGTGCCACGACGCGGGCCTGTGCCGGCTCCACGGGAAAGACGGTGCGGGCCACGCCCGGCCCGCCCACGGGGAGGACGAGCTCGTCACCCGCTTCCAGATCGCCGAATGCCTCTTCGAAGCGCAGGAGAACCGTGTCGGTCGTCACCGGCTCGGCGAGACCATAACGGGCAGCGTGGCGGATGCCGAAGGTGTCGTTGGCATCCGGCCACCACCACCCTCTTTGATTCAGGGTTTCGCCGCAGCCGTAGCTGACCCAGACGGTGGAGCCGTTCCGTGCGGCCCGACGGAGCGCTTGCGCCCCGGGCGCCGTGATCGCCTTCGCTGAGGGGACCACGAGCAGGGGCAGGCTCGGGATCTCGGCGACATCGCGGACGATGGCGGGAGCGAGGTCGGCGAGCCGCGCGGCGATGTAGCCCTCGAGCAGCGAGTCGCGTAGCGCCGGCGACTCCTCCGGGCCCCAGAACGGGAACTCTCCATCGAAGTATCCGCTGACGACGAGGCCGGCGCGACTGGGGGCGCGGGTGGCACGCGTGATATCGAGGTCGCGTACCGCGCGCGCGAACGATGCGAGCTCTCCCAGCGCGGGCTTGGGAGTGCCGTCGGGTGCTGTCAGACCGAAGTGCAGCTCGAACGGGCGGTGATCGTACGGCTGTTGTGCCGGCAGATCGAAGTCCGTGTTGTTCCAGCCGAGCCAGCCGGTCACCCCGGCCATGACCGTCGAGTGCAGCACCTGTCGGTAGTAGTCGGCGGCATTGTCGTCGGCGGCGAACTCGCTGGTGACGCCGAATTCCTCCATGACGACGGGTTTGCCGTACGGGCCGCACAGCTCCGCATTGAACGCGGGGATCAGATTCTGACGCACCGGGTCGTCATTCATGTGGTAGGAATGCGGTCCGATCCACTCGGTGAGAGGTGCCGACCAGGACAGTCGATATCCGTTGTCCTGGCCCATGACCTCGAGACCCCACGCGCCGTCGCCGAGAGAGACCGGCTGACGCCCTCCGGCGGCTCGGACGGCCGCCACCATCAGTTCCGACCACGCGCGCACCGCCGTCTTGTCGACCTGCTCGACGGGGCCCATGAGTCCCCCGCCGCCTCCATACAGGGGCATCTCGTTCGAGATCAGCCATCCCGCGACGGCGGGGTGAGCGCCGAAGCGCTGGACCATCTGTTGGACGAACCACGCCTGGCGTCCCACCATCCAGACATCGGTGTAGAGATCACGGCCATTGCGCCACGCGGGG includes these proteins:
- a CDS encoding zinc-dependent alcohol dehydrogenase family protein, with the protein product MRAIVFPHAGSATLADVAEPSPGPKDVVIEVAAVGICGTDTHVHDGEFEGTVYPLIPGHEASGRVASIGSHVSHLAVRDPVVVNPSTTCGECEFCVIGRTNLCRRWNGLGVVASDGACARFLKAPAANVYKLRESTDLYEAALIEPLACALRGYDLLPRVMGSHYLVYGSGTMGLLMVQLAPRAGAASVTIVDTNPARLEAARELGIVDALTSAHDAARDRWDVVIDCTGNIRAIEDGLARVKPGGHFQHFGVAPTEARAEYSPFRVYRDEITIVGTMAVLNTFGRAVEMFEAGAIDPRPMISHSFSLEDYVEALDMFRRGTGRKLQIRPGDDRSRELLPSSERTVA
- a CDS encoding serine hydrolase, coding for MTRILSEGICTTRFRPVRDAFEAYLAQDPSHSAQLCVYVDGSCVIDLAGGPDLAREDITGVFSVTKGVAALALATLVDSNRLDLDARVTEYWPEFALQGKDRISVRQMLSHQAGLPAPDGGVTSDDVLLSKQGAARLAASAPLWQPGSLFGYHGLTIGILMEELVRRVAGRDLQSMYESDIRQEYDIDFFLGLPEHLEYRYRPLRPPRPLSSVDADPLPGDTITDAAFGRLGAPTDTSLSAFGPNTPAVRRTGPAASGGVGSAHGLARLYSVALGRIGEPLLRPETVTEMSRIQVSGHDVVVDDEMRFAVTFMKPQPRMPFGSYRAFGHDGAGGALAFADPLYGMSFAYIPMPMTSPGGADARAIELSRILRTCLRADKAATTSPPTT
- a CDS encoding CocE/NonD family hydrolase; the protein is MTLRSLIAATRARLPRRTDKVVVTRDLAVPMRDGTILRADLWAPRDDEGARTLVIVRTPYGSAGMGLIGRLLAERGHLLLVQNCRGTFSSGGRFVPFHDEFDDGLDLLAWLDDQAWARRPLATMGASYTGYTAYTLVAAAPERVTSLALAVTSADFHTAVMYPDQVIGSETALIWIGGLLAQELPLLPKLLAVRRITRGMRSALLASPAQADTVLLGRPYPPYQEWIRHDGAEDPWWDALDRRPQLRRLAPSALVAGWYDPFLVGQLDDYAALKRERRPARLVVGPWTHAATGVADTLVRESLRLLADPDSAEGASVYDAGAKKWQALPHWPPATVGTTLFLSGRGRLRNRVSSPVDAAWSVSAADPPPPAGGRALNPSFAGRRRQSPRERRPDVRVLTSARPRRPTIVAGSPTVSLRVRGTDLSQEWFVRLCDVDRFGVSRNICDGYLLQPAGDGSTTGGQEQNVTIRLAPTAYTFRRGHRIRLQISGSGYPFHPAPPGGAPDRGLISRTDAPSILELPVVRGGWRTASRGAHR
- a CDS encoding carbohydrate ABC transporter permease, giving the protein MRSPRLRSALGWGAAYVPVLLYAAAILVPLYYVLVSAFKSTADISLNPMGLPTTFGLDRFFAANDAVHLLAAEGNSLVVAAGSVLLTIAFAAPAAHGIARRTNRFSMVAQLAFGLAFLIPQFAVLVPVYLIAVRSGLIQVPLVFLILFYAAMNIPLAVLLLVPFFRAVPREIEESAELDGAGLSARLRHVLLPIVVPGLTTVAILCFLAAWNEYIFAQVITNSTSYTVQVALPLLRSEGAFQGADVDLGRLAAGVVISVVPVFVVYAILRRRLIDAFAAGAVKG
- a CDS encoding sugar ABC transporter permease yields the protein MASTVISPSARRGTPRRAGGTGQVAEVTPALVWYGLFMVAPLIAMVVLSFFSWNSLVATPKPNGLDNYAYLFQDQILRVAVVNTILYVGIGLLLIIPFGFLLGFFLSRRPRGHAILSIIFFTPWIVSASARAMMFTGLYQPNGAINSILDAIGLGDLSRVWLADPATALAAVIATEAWAGIGATAVIFSSALGRIPTEVYEAARLDGAGIWREIFSIAAPLSKDFIGLMTMLQFLWLFLGSAGTVLLLTKGGPGSTTMTLSFYLYDQAFVSGRLGYSQTIGVVGLLVGLVGMGLIRYAFRTKD
- a CDS encoding extracellular solute-binding protein, translating into MISLALATAACSTGDATPNGGDKTITTLSLYSADSPAGAWLTNMATEFEQKTGITVTNDFVLQTDLPTTYGKSVVAGNEQDLVMTNLVGDPTTWLANGATVDVSSYLDDWNLRDVFSDEALAAWTTNDGAVQAFPLEGYNWPMWFNTDLLKQAGISSPPTTWDQLIAASTALRAIGVQPFVVGGADYPASAVVTLVALSLLSEEDVTQLYASGDWSGANGQKVIDGILQLQAAGVFADDSAGLSYSDQIAAFGAGKAAMLFDGSWGYGNAQKTFPTVNIQLGGFPLAASSPISKPVSFAGQSTGVWISPNGQKNIDAVGQFVSFLYQPENLAKFVDIGYISPAKPGYVTLDTAALPPLNVASQEQLPQTTTVYAPTYNSLSPTVTSAFFRASTQAFVPGTTAAQLTQSMEQAWQAQ
- a CDS encoding cellulase family glycosylhydrolase, coding for MTTSSLERPMASLARPWIGVNFWSRVGGPFMWRTFDADVVREELQTLADHDLTVTRSFFFWPDFHPEPYTVDNDLCAAFERFLDLHVEIGLSTIPTFIVGHMSGQNWDPAWRNGRDLYTDVWMVGRQAWFVQQMVQRFGAHPAVAGWLISNEMPLYGGGGGLMGPVEQVDKTAVRAWSELMVAAVRAAGGRQPVSLGDGAWGLEVMGQDNGYRLSWSAPLTEWIGPHSYHMNDDPVRQNLIPAFNAELCGPYGKPVVMEEFGVTSEFAADDNAADYYRQVLHSTVMAGVTGWLGWNNTDFDLPAQQPYDHRPFELHFGLTAPDGTPKPALGELASFARAVRDLDITRATRAPSRAGLVVSGYFDGEFPFWGPEESPALRDSLLEGYIAARLADLAPAIVRDVAEIPSLPLLVVPSAKAITAPGAQALRRAARNGSTVWVSYGCGETLNQRGWWWPDANDTFGIRHAARYGLAEPVTTDTVLLRFEEAFGDLEAGDELVLPVGGPGVARTVFPVEPAQARVVARDSSGRPAILVHETGEGRMVLCTYPVEFFAARTPFVDRTGLVRLYSALGRIADAAGPVQVEGLDVYGDLLRTPDGRSTAVLLSEADEPREVTFRVDGVDRTASLPPFGAALIPLLSPGSEH